The following are from one region of the Chloroflexia bacterium SDU3-3 genome:
- a CDS encoding GNAT family N-acetyltransferase, with the protein MNLTYTWSRLPDLTALELHEIIKAREAVFVVEQQCPYQETDDMDLHAWHLRVALDGALAAYIRVVDPGIKYEQPSIGRVLTLPAFRRLKIGRALLGEGLRFTEQQFPDMGIKIGAQVYLREFYESFGFQSVSEVYVEDGIPHIDMVRPSQSDQA; encoded by the coding sequence ATGAACCTCACATACACATGGTCGCGACTGCCCGACCTCACCGCGCTAGAGCTGCACGAGATCATCAAGGCCCGCGAGGCGGTGTTTGTCGTCGAGCAGCAGTGCCCGTACCAGGAGACCGACGACATGGACCTGCACGCGTGGCACCTGCGCGTGGCGCTGGATGGCGCGCTGGCCGCCTACATCCGTGTGGTCGACCCCGGCATCAAGTACGAGCAGCCCTCGATCGGGCGCGTGCTGACGCTGCCCGCGTTCCGGCGGCTGAAGATCGGGCGCGCACTGCTGGGCGAGGGGCTCCGCTTCACCGAGCAGCAGTTCCCAGACATGGGCATCAAGATCGGCGCGCAGGTCTACCTGCGGGAGTTCTACGAGTCGTTTGGCTTCCAGTCCGTCTCCGAGGTATATGTCGAGGATGGGATACCGCACATAGATATGGTGCGCCCGTCGCAGAGCGATCAGGCATAG
- a CDS encoding lectin OAA, translated as MATYAVENQWGGPDAPWHAGGTWVLGARSEQSVVAIDISSSDGGDSFFGTMTYANEGPIGLRATLLNGNSYNVENQWGGSNAPWHPGGTWVIGGRDNQHVIELHVSGDGDVLDGTNTYVGEGPIGFHGVLESA; from the coding sequence ATGGCGACGTATGCCGTCGAGAATCAGTGGGGTGGCCCGGATGCGCCGTGGCATGCCGGCGGTACCTGGGTTCTTGGTGCTCGCTCCGAGCAGTCTGTGGTGGCTATCGACATCAGCTCATCGGATGGCGGCGACTCGTTCTTTGGCACCATGACCTATGCGAACGAAGGCCCGATCGGCCTGCGCGCGACCCTGCTGAATGGCAACAGCTACAATGTCGAGAATCAGTGGGGTGGCTCGAACGCACCCTGGCACCCCGGCGGCACCTGGGTGATCGGCGGGCGCGACAACCAGCACGTGATCGAGCTGCATGTGAGCGGCGACGGCGACGTGCTCGATGGCACGAACACCTACGTGGGCGAAGGCCCGATCGGCTTCCACGGCGTCCTCGAGTCCGCGTAG
- a CDS encoding S8 family peptidase, translating to MIRPLRSFALVVLAVALLGTGTAPAQAAPAAGRYIVTLKGGVRPAAVVAARGLRSAAVFDRALNGFAADLTSAQLAALQRSPQVAAIEADLPITAQATQPVSGGQWGLDRIDQHNLPLSGSYTYQHTGANVHAYIIDTGIQISHPDFGGNASVAFDATGGDGLDCNGHGTFIAGLVGGSTYGVLKQAKLYSVRVMNCAGSATVSQVIAGVNWVAANHQPRAVATLAIGGASSAALTSAVTALVNSGVFVAVPAGGESGNACNSSPANVAVAYTVASSDKTDHVASFSNYGTCVDAYAPGVSVTSDWIGGGSATLSGSVSVAFAAGIAGLYKATYGDAPSATVTSWINANATYNVLINVPPGTANRLLYTGGL from the coding sequence ATGATCCGCCCGCTTCGGTCTTTCGCGCTCGTGGTGCTGGCCGTGGCCCTGCTGGGCACAGGCACGGCCCCCGCCCAGGCCGCACCCGCCGCCGGTCGCTACATCGTCACGCTGAAGGGTGGGGTGCGCCCCGCCGCCGTGGTGGCCGCGCGCGGCCTGCGCTCCGCCGCCGTGTTCGACCGCGCCCTGAACGGCTTCGCCGCCGACCTCACATCCGCCCAGCTGGCCGCGCTCCAGCGCTCGCCCCAGGTTGCCGCCATTGAGGCCGACCTGCCGATCACCGCCCAGGCCACCCAGCCTGTCTCCGGCGGCCAGTGGGGCCTCGACCGCATCGACCAGCACAACCTGCCGCTCTCGGGCAGCTACACCTACCAGCACACCGGGGCCAACGTCCACGCCTACATCATCGACACCGGCATCCAGATTAGCCACCCCGATTTCGGCGGCAACGCCTCGGTGGCCTTCGACGCCACCGGCGGCGATGGGCTGGACTGCAACGGCCACGGCACCTTCATCGCCGGGCTGGTGGGCGGCAGCACCTACGGCGTGCTGAAGCAGGCTAAGCTCTACTCGGTGCGGGTGATGAACTGCGCTGGCTCGGCCACGGTGTCGCAGGTCATCGCGGGGGTGAACTGGGTAGCGGCCAATCACCAGCCTAGGGCGGTGGCCACCCTGGCCATCGGCGGGGCCTCCTCCGCCGCGCTCACCAGCGCCGTCACCGCGCTGGTGAACTCCGGGGTGTTTGTGGCCGTCCCCGCTGGCGGCGAGAGCGGGAATGCCTGCAACTCATCTCCGGCGAATGTGGCGGTGGCCTACACCGTGGCCTCGTCGGACAAGACCGACCACGTGGCCTCATTCTCCAACTACGGCACCTGCGTGGATGCCTACGCCCCCGGCGTCAGCGTCACATCCGACTGGATCGGCGGCGGCTCGGCGACGCTCAGCGGCTCGGTGTCGGTGGCCTTTGCCGCCGGGATCGCGGGCCTCTACAAGGCCACCTACGGCGACGCCCCCTCCGCCACCGTCACCAGCTGGATCAACGCCAACGCCACCTATAACGTGCTGATCAACGTGCCGCCCGGCACTGCCAACCGCCTGCTCTACACCGGCGGCCTGTAG
- a CDS encoding S8 family peptidase, producing MMRRPACLFALALLAAAQLFATPAQAARPLVPVRAAPAEVAAPGRYIVTLKSGVRPAALLAQRGLLAHITFHTALNGFVADMTPAQLRLLQATPGVAAIEQDQRVAPAPLAAPSATTQPLGPADSWGLDRIDQRDLPLSGSYTYTSTGASANVYIFDADLNTALPEFGGRASLAYDAVGTGVTGCSRGTQVAATIGSSTYGVAKQAKLYLVRVQGCGYNESYVSQVIDGVDWLTLNHKAKAVADISFNTLVSPALNLSLAALSLSGVFVVAPAGDSYSNACLGSPPSEPSVFTVSASTSADKRYTSANGGLCVDIFAPGAGIRTLSYSGAPVLVSDTYIAAPHVAGIAAMYKDTYGDLPSTVVFAWILANATPDAIPTNQVLTTTQLLANTGGL from the coding sequence ATGATGAGACGCCCAGCCTGCCTGTTCGCGCTTGCGCTGCTCGCCGCAGCGCAGCTGTTCGCCACGCCCGCCCAGGCCGCCCGCCCGCTGGTGCCGGTGCGCGCCGCCCCCGCCGAGGTGGCCGCCCCAGGCCGCTACATCGTGACGCTGAAGAGCGGGGTGCGCCCCGCCGCCCTGCTGGCCCAGCGCGGCCTGCTCGCCCACATCACTTTCCACACCGCGCTGAATGGCTTTGTGGCCGACATGACGCCCGCCCAGCTGCGGCTGCTGCAGGCCACGCCTGGCGTGGCCGCCATCGAGCAGGATCAGCGCGTGGCCCCCGCACCTCTGGCCGCGCCCAGCGCCACCACCCAGCCGCTCGGCCCCGCCGACTCGTGGGGCCTCGACCGCATCGACCAGCGCGACCTGCCGCTCTCGGGCTCCTACACCTACACCTCCACCGGCGCGAGCGCCAACGTCTACATCTTCGACGCCGACCTGAACACCGCGCTGCCTGAGTTCGGCGGGCGGGCCTCGCTGGCCTACGACGCGGTGGGCACGGGCGTCACCGGCTGTAGCCGCGGCACCCAGGTGGCCGCCACCATCGGCAGCAGCACCTACGGCGTGGCCAAGCAGGCGAAGCTCTACCTGGTGCGCGTGCAGGGCTGCGGCTACAACGAGAGCTATGTGAGCCAGGTGATCGACGGGGTGGACTGGCTGACGCTCAACCACAAAGCCAAGGCCGTGGCCGATATCTCCTTCAACACCCTGGTCTCGCCCGCGCTGAACCTCTCGCTGGCCGCGCTCAGCCTCTCGGGCGTGTTTGTGGTGGCCCCAGCAGGCGACTCCTACAGCAACGCCTGCCTTGGCTCGCCGCCCAGCGAGCCGAGCGTCTTCACCGTCAGCGCCTCCACCAGCGCCGACAAGCGCTACACCTCCGCCAACGGTGGCCTGTGCGTGGATATCTTCGCCCCTGGCGCGGGCATACGCACCCTGAGCTACAGCGGTGCCCCTGTGCTGGTGAGCGACACCTATATCGCGGCCCCGCATGTGGCGGGCATCGCCGCGATGTATAAAGATACCTACGGCGACCTGCCCAGCACCGTGGTCTTCGCCTGGATCCTCGCCAACGCCACCCCCGACGCCATCCCGACCAACCAGGTGCTCACCACCACCCAGCTACTGGCGAATACCGGCGGCCTGTAG
- a CDS encoding S8 family peptidase, which translates to MHRPIRLFALAVLAVTLGAGAIPAQAATTLVPVSAADSATAVPGSYIVTLKSGKRPTATLAARGLKAQYVFDKAINGFAANLTPAQVSLLQRLPEVAAIEQDQEVSVDTTQTIGSGDSWGLDRIDQKQLPLSGSYTYNATGAGVNAYVIDTGIYIAHPEFGGRASVAYDAMGKDGIDCNGHGTHVAGTIGSATYGVAKKVSLYAVRVLNCKGRGTNANVIAGINWVAANHKPNAVANMSLGGAYSAAVNNAIASLTSSGVFVAVAAGNETTNACNKSPASAPSAFTVAALDKTDKIASFSNYGTCVDAYAPGVNITSTVIDNGVDTYSGTSMASPHVAGLGALYKSVYGDAAPATVSTWIVNNATSGVISGNPSGTPNKLIYTAGL; encoded by the coding sequence ATGCATCGTCCAATCCGCCTGTTCGCTCTGGCTGTCCTCGCCGTGACCCTTGGCGCTGGTGCCATCCCCGCGCAGGCCGCCACCACCCTGGTGCCGGTGAGCGCGGCAGACTCGGCCACCGCCGTGCCGGGCAGCTACATCGTCACCCTCAAGTCGGGGAAGCGGCCCACCGCCACCCTGGCGGCGCGCGGCCTGAAGGCGCAGTACGTCTTCGACAAGGCCATCAATGGCTTCGCCGCCAACCTGACCCCGGCGCAGGTGAGCCTGCTGCAGCGCCTGCCCGAGGTGGCTGCGATCGAACAGGATCAGGAGGTGTCGGTCGATACCACGCAGACGATCGGCAGCGGCGACTCGTGGGGCCTTGACCGCATTGATCAGAAGCAGCTGCCGCTCTCGGGCAGCTACACCTACAACGCCACGGGCGCGGGTGTGAACGCCTACGTGATCGACACCGGCATCTACATCGCGCACCCCGAGTTTGGCGGGCGCGCCTCGGTGGCCTACGATGCGATGGGTAAGGATGGCATCGACTGCAACGGCCACGGCACCCACGTGGCGGGCACCATCGGCAGCGCCACCTACGGCGTGGCCAAGAAGGTCAGCCTGTACGCTGTGCGCGTGCTGAACTGCAAGGGCCGCGGCACCAACGCCAATGTGATCGCGGGCATCAACTGGGTGGCCGCCAACCACAAGCCCAACGCGGTGGCCAACATGTCGCTGGGCGGCGCGTACTCGGCGGCGGTGAACAACGCGATCGCCAGCCTGACCAGCTCGGGCGTGTTCGTGGCGGTGGCCGCGGGCAACGAGACCACCAACGCCTGCAACAAGTCGCCGGCCAGCGCGCCCAGCGCCTTCACCGTGGCCGCCTTGGACAAGACCGACAAGATCGCGTCGTTCAGCAACTACGGCACCTGCGTGGATGCCTACGCCCCCGGCGTCAACATCACCTCGACCGTGATCGACAACGGCGTGGATACCTACAGCGGCACATCCATGGCCTCGCCGCATGTGGCTGGCCTGGGTGCGCTCTACAAGTCGGTCTATGGCGACGCCGCGCCCGCCACGGTCTCGACCTGGATCGTCAACAACGCCACATCCGGCGTGATCTCCGGCAACCCCAGCGGCACGCCGAACAAGCTGATCTATACCGCTGGCCTCTAG
- a CDS encoding dihydrofolate reductase — protein MGQIIVTEFVSLDGVMENPAWTMPYWNDEVASFKRDETERTDSLLLGRVTYEAFAQAWPTSQDEGAPHMNSIPKFVASTTLRETTWNASVIEGDLLAGIASLRERHNMLVYGSATLVATLLRHQLVDELRLLVYPVVLGEGKRMFPEGVAASYRLDSVVHTSTGVVGLTYRPA, from the coding sequence ATGGGACAGATCATCGTGACCGAGTTCGTGTCGCTGGATGGGGTGATGGAGAACCCCGCGTGGACCATGCCCTACTGGAATGACGAGGTGGCCAGCTTCAAGCGCGATGAGACCGAGCGCACCGACAGCCTGCTGCTGGGCCGCGTCACCTACGAGGCCTTCGCCCAGGCCTGGCCCACCTCGCAGGATGAGGGCGCCCCGCACATGAACAGCATCCCCAAGTTCGTGGCCTCCACCACCCTGCGCGAGACCACCTGGAACGCCAGCGTGATCGAGGGCGACCTGCTGGCGGGCATCGCCAGCCTGCGCGAGCGCCACAACATGCTGGTGTATGGCAGCGCTACCCTGGTAGCCACGCTGCTGCGCCACCAGCTGGTGGATGAGCTTCGCCTGCTGGTCTACCCGGTGGTGCTGGGCGAGGGCAAGCGCATGTTCCCCGAGGGCGTCGCGGCCAGCTACCGGCTCGATAGCGTGGTGCACACCAGCACCGGCGTGGTGGGCCTGACCTACCGGCCTGCCTAG
- a CDS encoding YciI family protein has protein sequence MRYLLLAYGDEQILSQLTPEQGALVEQECVAGDELLRQRGHLISVEAPDVESTATVRQRAGVATVTDGPFIETKELLMGIFHIEAKDLNEAIQIASAMPQARFGPIEVRPIIGQG, from the coding sequence ATGCGGTATCTCCTTCTGGCCTATGGCGATGAGCAGATCTTGAGCCAGCTGACCCCCGAGCAGGGCGCGCTGGTGGAGCAGGAGTGCGTGGCGGGCGACGAGCTGCTGCGCCAGCGCGGCCACCTGATCTCGGTCGAGGCCCCCGATGTGGAGAGCACCGCCACCGTGCGCCAGCGCGCGGGCGTGGCCACCGTGACCGATGGGCCGTTTATCGAGACCAAGGAGCTGCTGATGGGCATCTTCCATATCGAGGCCAAAGACCTCAACGAGGCCATCCAGATCGCCTCGGCCATGCCGCAGGCCCGCTTTGGCCCGATCGAGGTGCGCCCGATCATCGGCCAGGGCTAG
- a CDS encoding RNA polymerase sigma factor: MPQTMPDMLGALYAAESSRILATLIRLLGDFDLAEEALHDAFQAALQQWSRDGVPAALVPWLISAGRFRAIDALRRRARFDASLALLAEQLERDAAPEGGDEFPDDRLRLIFTCCHPAIPEQARIALTLREVCGLTTEQIAHAFLTSPATLAKRIVRAKAKIRDERIPYQVPARDELAERLGSVLQVVYLVFNEGYAASSGDALMLPQLSGEAIRLGRLLAALLPEPEALGLLALMLLHESRRPARTSADGQPILLADQDRARWDAAMAAEGAALVERALAARPAGPYALQAAIAAVHAESPSATATDWPQIVGLYDLLLRVAPSPVAELNRAVAVAMRDGPLAGIDLVDALIARGDLGGYHLAHAARAELCRMAGLLGQARASYQRALALAQQRHERDFLARQIEGLPA, translated from the coding sequence ATGCCCCAGACCATGCCCGACATGCTCGGCGCGCTCTACGCCGCCGAGTCTAGTCGCATTCTCGCCACGCTCATCCGGCTGCTTGGCGATTTCGATCTGGCCGAGGAGGCCCTGCACGACGCCTTCCAGGCCGCGCTGCAGCAGTGGTCGCGCGACGGCGTGCCCGCCGCGCTGGTGCCCTGGCTGATCTCCGCCGGGCGCTTCCGCGCCATCGACGCGCTGCGCCGCCGCGCCCGCTTCGACGCCTCGCTGGCGCTGCTGGCCGAGCAGCTTGAGCGCGACGCCGCGCCCGAGGGCGGCGACGAGTTCCCCGACGATCGGCTGCGCCTGATCTTCACATGCTGCCACCCCGCCATCCCCGAGCAGGCCCGGATCGCGCTGACCCTGCGCGAGGTGTGCGGCCTGACCACCGAGCAGATCGCCCACGCCTTTCTGACCAGCCCGGCCACGCTGGCCAAGCGGATCGTGCGCGCCAAGGCCAAGATCCGCGACGAGCGCATCCCCTACCAGGTGCCCGCCCGCGACGAGCTGGCCGAGCGCCTAGGCAGCGTGCTGCAGGTTGTCTACCTCGTGTTCAACGAGGGCTACGCGGCCTCGTCGGGCGACGCGCTGATGCTGCCGCAGCTCTCGGGCGAGGCCATACGCCTGGGCCGCCTGCTGGCCGCGCTGCTGCCCGAGCCGGAGGCGCTGGGCCTGCTGGCCCTGATGCTGCTGCACGAGTCGCGGCGGCCCGCCCGCACCAGCGCCGATGGCCAGCCCATCCTGCTGGCCGACCAAGACCGTGCGCGCTGGGATGCCGCCATGGCCGCCGAGGGCGCGGCGCTGGTCGAGCGGGCCTTGGCCGCGCGCCCCGCAGGCCCCTACGCGCTGCAGGCCGCCATCGCCGCCGTGCATGCCGAGTCGCCGAGCGCCACGGCCACCGACTGGCCCCAGATCGTGGGCCTGTACGATCTGCTGCTGCGCGTCGCGCCCTCGCCCGTGGCCGAGCTGAACCGCGCGGTGGCCGTGGCCATGCGCGATGGCCCGCTGGCGGGTATCGACCTGGTGGATGCCCTGATCGCGCGTGGCGACCTGGGCGGCTACCACTTGGCCCACGCGGCCCGCGCCGAGCTGTGCCGCATGGCAGGCCTGCTGGGCCAGGCCCGCGCGTCGTATCAGCGCGCGCTGGCCCTGGCCCAGCAGCGCCACGAGCGGGATTTCCTGGCCCGCCAGATCGAGGGCCTGCCCGCCTAG
- a CDS encoding response regulator transcription factor, whose product MIGLLLVEDNERLRPVLAAGLEATKAVDVIDSCSAGEDALARCLAAPPDAILMDVQLAGPMNGIAAAVAIRREFPRMPVVFYSIQDDDDYYRAFRSSGILSHYAYVRKSNYLLPQMIVPLLRDAVAGRSFIDPDIESRVQEVREKDANSPMALLEPNEQAVARMLAQGMSNEQIAARMGFRDKRTISRTNGQIYAAWGLADSATDEKVARTRAAIIVHHGRLLAWDEDGTPQTLDERGCWSPFPPLC is encoded by the coding sequence ATGATCGGCCTGCTTCTGGTAGAAGATAACGAGCGGCTGCGCCCGGTGCTGGCCGCCGGGCTTGAGGCGACCAAGGCCGTGGATGTGATCGACAGCTGCAGCGCTGGCGAGGATGCCCTGGCCCGCTGCCTGGCCGCGCCGCCCGACGCCATCCTGATGGATGTGCAGCTGGCCGGGCCGATGAATGGGATCGCGGCGGCGGTGGCCATCCGCCGCGAGTTCCCGCGCATGCCGGTGGTGTTCTACTCCATCCAGGATGATGACGACTACTACCGCGCCTTCCGCAGCTCGGGGATCCTCAGCCACTACGCCTACGTGCGCAAGTCGAACTACCTGCTGCCGCAGATGATCGTGCCGCTGCTGCGCGACGCGGTGGCGGGCCGCAGCTTCATCGACCCCGACATCGAGTCGCGGGTGCAGGAGGTGCGCGAGAAAGATGCCAACTCGCCCATGGCCCTGCTGGAGCCGAACGAGCAGGCGGTGGCGCGCATGCTGGCCCAGGGCATGAGCAACGAGCAGATCGCCGCGCGCATGGGCTTCCGCGACAAGCGCACGATCAGCCGCACCAACGGCCAGATCTACGCGGCCTGGGGCCTGGCCGACAGCGCGACCGATGAGAAGGTGGCCCGCACCAGGGCGGCGATCATCGTGCACCACGGGCGGCTGCTGGCCTGGGATGAGGACGGCACGCCGCAGACCCTGGATGAGCGTGGGTGCTGGTCGCCCTTCCCGCCGCTATGCTGA
- a CDS encoding DUF1361 domain-containing protein — MNTLRATHRFLQRHTFYPLAISSAITMLFLIGRIIHTHSPAYIFLSWNLTLAWVPYIFSLLAAHLHQWKRAYWWALLPYAALWMLFFPNAPYIMTDLLHLWNIPPAIWWYDIGMVAAFAWSGCFLAVASLQIMQQIVRSYLGQLASWAFVLLALGLSGLGVYLGRVVRFNSWDLFLSPRMVLRTTVESITHPMSQLQAIGMSAMFAAILLMCYLTFTAHQHAPQRSS, encoded by the coding sequence ATGAACACCCTTCGCGCCACCCACCGCTTCCTGCAGCGCCACACGTTCTACCCGCTCGCCATCTCCAGCGCGATCACCATGCTGTTCCTGATCGGGCGCATCATCCACACCCACTCGCCCGCCTACATCTTCCTCAGCTGGAACCTGACCCTGGCCTGGGTGCCCTATATCTTCAGCCTGCTGGCTGCGCATCTGCACCAGTGGAAGCGGGCCTACTGGTGGGCGCTGCTGCCCTACGCCGCGCTCTGGATGCTGTTCTTTCCCAATGCGCCGTATATCATGACCGATCTACTACACCTCTGGAACATCCCGCCGGCAATCTGGTGGTACGACATCGGCATGGTCGCAGCCTTCGCGTGGTCGGGCTGCTTTCTGGCCGTGGCATCGCTGCAGATCATGCAGCAGATCGTACGCAGCTACCTGGGCCAGCTGGCCAGCTGGGCCTTTGTGCTGCTGGCGCTGGGGCTGAGCGGCCTGGGCGTGTACCTGGGGCGGGTGGTGCGCTTCAACAGCTGGGATCTGTTTCTCAGCCCGCGCATGGTGCTGCGCACCACGGTCGAGAGCATCACCCACCCCATGAGCCAGCTGCAGGCCATAGGCATGAGCGCGATGTTCGCGGCCATCCTGCTCATGTGCTACCTCACCTTCACCGCGCACCAGCACGCGCCGCAGCGCAGCAGCTAG
- a CDS encoding potassium transporter Kup, with the protein MSETPNDGAEQLSATTAPSAPQIDASAESDPAETAHSARHAAQPLGLMALAALGVVYGDIGTSPLYALRECFSGHHAIAATPENVLGVLSLIFWALIIVVTIKYIVFILRADNHGEGGIMALMALATPIRRFHPSKKRWVVLLGVFGAALLYGDGIITPAVSVLSAVEGVKVVTPQLDPYIIPITLVILVGLFVLQSSGTDKIGKLFGPVMLVWFGVLGVLGLVNLLRYPEVLAAINPIHAIIFFAANGWHGFLILGTVFLAVTGGEALYADMGHFGPKPIRMAWFSLVLPTLLLNYFGQGALLLHNPEAVENSFFRLAPTWATIPLVVLSTMATIIASQALISGAFSITMQAENLGFLPRVKIIHTSASAFGQIYIPVVNWMLMVACLAVVLGFRTSSNLAAAYGIAVTSTMAITTLIFAVVARDRWQWPTRRVVPLIAFFLIIDLAFLIANLVKIPQGGWFPLVVAAFIFIVMTTWKRGSRLVYARERDFEQRLDQLLEWLGCNKVARVPGSAIFLSADPKGAPAALLANLKYNRVVHDHILLVSVKIAEVPHIAPEQRMEIEPLGQGLERITLNFGFMEESHVPKALLPLQELRPELAIDQAPYFVNRTKVIASEIPGMALWREQLYTIMRHNATNAVDFFRLPASRVFEIGTSVEF; encoded by the coding sequence ATGTCAGAAACCCCTAACGATGGCGCTGAGCAGCTGAGCGCCACCACAGCCCCCAGCGCACCGCAGATCGATGCCAGCGCCGAGAGCGACCCCGCAGAGACCGCACACAGCGCCCGCCACGCCGCGCAGCCGCTCGGCCTGATGGCGCTGGCCGCGCTGGGTGTGGTCTATGGCGACATCGGCACCTCGCCGCTCTACGCCCTGCGCGAGTGCTTCAGCGGCCACCACGCCATCGCGGCCACGCCCGAGAACGTGCTAGGCGTGCTGTCGCTGATCTTCTGGGCGCTGATCATCGTGGTGACGATCAAGTACATCGTATTCATCCTGCGCGCCGACAACCACGGCGAGGGCGGGATCATGGCGCTGATGGCGCTGGCCACGCCCATCCGGCGTTTCCACCCCAGCAAGAAGCGCTGGGTGGTGCTGCTGGGCGTGTTCGGCGCGGCCCTGCTCTACGGCGATGGCATCATCACCCCGGCGGTGTCGGTGCTGAGCGCGGTGGAGGGCGTGAAGGTGGTGACGCCGCAGCTCGACCCGTATATCATCCCGATCACGCTGGTCATCCTGGTCGGCCTGTTTGTGCTGCAGAGCTCGGGCACCGACAAGATCGGCAAGCTGTTCGGGCCGGTGATGCTGGTGTGGTTCGGCGTGCTGGGCGTGCTGGGCCTGGTGAACCTGCTGCGCTACCCCGAGGTGCTGGCCGCGATCAACCCGATCCACGCGATCATCTTTTTCGCCGCCAACGGCTGGCACGGCTTCCTTATCCTGGGCACGGTGTTCCTGGCCGTCACCGGCGGCGAGGCGCTGTACGCCGACATGGGCCACTTTGGCCCCAAGCCCATCCGCATGGCTTGGTTTAGCCTAGTGCTGCCCACGCTGCTGCTCAACTACTTCGGGCAGGGCGCGCTGCTGCTGCACAATCCCGAGGCGGTGGAGAACTCATTCTTCCGGCTGGCCCCCACCTGGGCCACCATCCCGCTGGTGGTGCTCTCCACCATGGCCACAATCATCGCGTCGCAGGCCCTGATCTCGGGCGCGTTCTCGATCACCATGCAGGCCGAGAACCTAGGCTTCCTGCCGCGCGTGAAGATCATCCACACCTCGGCCAGCGCCTTCGGCCAGATCTACATTCCGGTGGTGAACTGGATGCTGATGGTGGCCTGCCTCGCGGTGGTGCTGGGCTTCCGCACATCCAGCAACCTGGCCGCCGCCTATGGCATCGCGGTCACATCCACTATGGCGATCACCACGCTGATCTTCGCGGTGGTAGCCCGCGATCGCTGGCAGTGGCCCACCCGCCGCGTAGTGCCGCTGATCGCCTTCTTCCTAATCATCGATCTGGCCTTCCTGATCGCCAACCTCGTCAAGATCCCACAGGGCGGCTGGTTCCCGCTGGTGGTCGCGGCATTTATCTTTATTGTTATGACCACTTGGAAGCGCGGCAGCCGACTGGTCTACGCCCGCGAGCGCGACTTCGAGCAGCGGCTTGACCAGCTGCTGGAGTGGCTGGGCTGCAACAAGGTTGCCCGCGTGCCCGGCTCGGCGATCTTCCTGAGCGCCGACCCCAAGGGCGCGCCCGCCGCGCTGCTGGCCAACCTGAAGTACAACCGCGTGGTCCACGACCACATCCTGCTGGTCTCGGTGAAGATCGCCGAGGTGCCGCATATCGCACCCGAGCAGCGGATGGAGATCGAGCCGCTGGGGCAAGGTCTAGAGCGGATCACGCTGAACTTTGGCTTTATGGAGGAGTCGCACGTGCCCAAGGCGCTGCTGCCCCTGCAGGAGCTGCGGCCCGAACTGGCGATCGACCAGGCGCCGTACTTCGTCAACCGCACCAAGGTGATCGCCAGCGAGATCCCGGGCATGGCGCTCTGGCGCGAGCAGCTCTACACCATCATGCGCCACAACGCCACCAACGCGGTCGATTTCTTTCGGCTGCCCGCCTCGCGCGTGTTCGAGATCGGCACCAGCGTTGAATTCTAG